A window of Mucilaginibacter sp. PAMC 26640 contains these coding sequences:
- a CDS encoding pyridoxamine 5'-phosphate oxidase translates to MSNWSKTESLQYLQDKIKEVKTAMLTTYNPEKGFSSRPMGTANVDTEGNIWFFTNEYSEKASEISVENTVSLTYSDPGNHTYLSIIGEAEFVDDKAKMKEFWNPFIKAFFPEGIEDPKLTLIKITPTDAEFWDSSSSSMVVMFNMLKAVVTGKRYGEGEHGKIDL, encoded by the coding sequence ATGAGCAACTGGTCTAAAACCGAAAGCCTGCAATACCTGCAGGATAAAATTAAAGAAGTAAAAACTGCAATGCTGACTACCTATAACCCGGAAAAGGGTTTTAGCAGCAGGCCAATGGGGACTGCTAACGTAGATACCGAAGGCAATATATGGTTCTTCACTAACGAATATTCTGAAAAAGCAAGTGAGATTTCCGTAGAGAACACGGTATCGCTCACCTATTCCGATCCTGGCAATCATACTTATTTAAGCATCATTGGTGAGGCCGAATTTGTGGATGATAAGGCTAAGATGAAAGAGTTTTGGAATCCTTTTATCAAGGCGTTTTTCCCGGAAGGCATCGAAGATCCGAAACTTACGTTAATAAAAATCACACCAACCGATGCAGAATTTTGGGATAGCAGCAGCAGCAGTATGGTTGTAATGTTCAATATGCTTAAAGCCGTAGTCACCGGTAAACGGTATGGCGAAGGTGAGCACGGTAAGATAGATTTATAA
- a CDS encoding 3-methyladenine DNA glycosylase: MKLPNEYYLSSDVVALSRDLIGKYLFTSINGEVSGGYIVETEAYAGVTDRASHSYGGKLTPRTQTMYMQGGVAYVYLCYGIHEMFNIVTSVEGQPHAILIRAVVPTEGIDIIMARRNMETLKANITKGPGSVAKALGISRKVNAISLQSDTIWIEDRGLRFSDDEVAAGPRIGVGYAGEDAFLPYRFYLRGNIYVSKPNK, encoded by the coding sequence ATGAAACTTCCAAATGAATACTACCTCAGCAGCGACGTTGTTGCCCTGAGCCGTGACCTGATAGGGAAGTATTTATTCACCTCAATAAACGGTGAAGTTAGTGGCGGTTATATAGTTGAAACAGAAGCTTATGCAGGCGTTACCGATAGGGCTTCTCATTCCTACGGAGGCAAGCTGACACCGCGTACCCAAACTATGTATATGCAGGGTGGTGTAGCGTATGTTTATCTTTGTTACGGTATACACGAAATGTTCAATATCGTTACTTCGGTTGAAGGACAGCCACACGCAATACTGATCAGGGCGGTTGTTCCAACAGAGGGTATCGATATTATCATGGCCCGCCGGAACATGGAAACGCTTAAAGCCAATATTACCAAAGGGCCGGGGTCTGTAGCAAAAGCTCTCGGAATTTCCAGGAAGGTTAATGCCATTAGCTTACAGAGCGATACCATTTGGATAGAGGATAGAGGTTTAAGATTTTCGGATGATGAAGTCGCAGCAGGGCCAAGGATAGGGGTTGGTTACGCCGGAGAGGACGCTTTTTTGCCTTACCGCTTTTACTTGCGTGGAAATATTTATGTAAGTAAGCCCAACAAATAA
- a CDS encoding diguanylate cyclase, with protein MAEDLNIIVSEDKVDQYRSLIPQIEALLHGETDLVANLANVCAALKEQFKWFWVGFYLVKENQLVLGPFQGPVACTRIAKGKGVCGSAWDQERTLIIPDVDLFPGHIACSSQAKSEVVVPVWDKDSVVAVLDADADELSKFDEIDALYLEEIVKLIRF; from the coding sequence ATGGCAGAAGACTTAAATATTATCGTATCGGAGGATAAGGTCGATCAATACCGGTCATTGATACCACAAATTGAGGCTTTACTGCATGGCGAAACCGATTTGGTAGCTAACCTTGCTAATGTATGCGCCGCACTTAAAGAACAATTTAAATGGTTTTGGGTAGGTTTTTACTTAGTGAAGGAAAATCAATTAGTGTTGGGCCCCTTTCAAGGCCCGGTTGCATGTACCCGTATTGCCAAAGGTAAAGGCGTTTGCGGTTCGGCCTGGGATCAGGAAAGAACCTTAATTATACCAGATGTTGATCTTTTCCCGGGTCATATAGCTTGCAGCAGTCAAGCCAAATCTGAAGTGGTTGTGCCTGTTTGGGACAAGGATTCCGTTGTTGCCGTGTTAGACGCGGATGCAGATGAGCTGAGCAAATTCGACGAAATAGATGCGCTGTACCTGGAAGAAATTGTAAAACTCATCAGGTTTTAA
- a CDS encoding spheroidene monooxygenase, with translation MIVTLTIIRYRKALVPFALLAMAVHRLPMALQQGCTFWKLLGSGRNGTFDLQPDWQQWGLLACWDTREDYERFSQQSFVSKWWRALGSEQWTAVCKPIASHGKWDGKEPFGKPDAEATSGPVAVLTRATIKISRLKNFWSHVDEVAELMTVAPGYITSIGVGEAPVYRQATFSVWESMEQMKAFAYGSKQHAEVIKKTRSEGWYSEELFARFSILESHGTINGREPLAGKIQ, from the coding sequence TTGATCGTTACACTCACTATTATCCGCTATCGTAAAGCACTCGTGCCATTTGCACTATTGGCTATGGCTGTTCATCGACTTCCTATGGCGCTACAGCAAGGATGCACCTTTTGGAAACTATTGGGAAGCGGCCGTAATGGCACTTTTGACTTGCAACCCGACTGGCAGCAATGGGGTTTGCTAGCTTGTTGGGATACGCGGGAAGATTATGAACGCTTTAGCCAACAATCTTTCGTGAGCAAATGGTGGCGCGCACTTGGCAGTGAACAATGGACGGCGGTATGCAAGCCAATAGCCAGTCATGGTAAATGGGACGGTAAAGAGCCATTTGGAAAGCCCGATGCAGAAGCGACCAGCGGACCTGTCGCAGTGCTTACCCGTGCAACTATCAAGATCAGCAGATTGAAGAACTTCTGGAGCCATGTTGATGAAGTAGCAGAATTGATGACCGTAGCACCGGGCTATATCACCTCTATTGGTGTAGGCGAAGCACCGGTGTACCGCCAGGCCACTTTTTCAGTTTGGGAAAGTATGGAACAAATGAAAGCATTTGCGTACGGCAGTAAACAACACGCCGAGGTAATTAAAAAAACACGAAGTGAAGGGTGGTACAGCGAGGAGCTATTCGCGCGGTTCAGCATCTTAGAAAGCCACGGAACCATAAATGGCAGAGAACCTTTAGCAGGCAAAATTCAATAA